A stretch of the Panicum virgatum strain AP13 chromosome 9N, P.virgatum_v5, whole genome shotgun sequence genome encodes the following:
- the LOC120688530 gene encoding formimidoyltransferase-cyclodeaminase-like codes for MELNQADEVLSSPLAPNAKDNLSMMHSKFIGCKLYISESRNPTAIAAIDLAAKTDPQVAVLSKFEDSLYNRVRYTLVSYIIDGSSTGEVIYSPIRKVLLAMMEAAFSAINLESHSGAHPRMGVNDDLSFHPLGQATMEDAAYLAKQVASDIGNDFQVPVFLYAAAHPTGKPVGAIRRELGYYRPNHMGNQWSGTMLPDVLPIKPDEGPTNVSSERGATTVGATPFVEAYNVPVLSKDVATVRRITRRLSGRGGGLPTVQALALPHGDDCTEIACLLDPDHVSAYQVQTVVEQIAAEEGLEVEKGYFTDLTKDRMLDKYLKITAD; via the exons ATGGAGCTCAATCAAGCAGACGAG GTTCTATCTTCTCCGCTTGCTCCAAATGCAAAGGACAATCTCAGCATGATGCACTCAAAGTTTATCGGCTGCAAGCTCTACATTTCTGAAAGCCGCAATCCCACGGCTATTGCCGCAATTGATCTTGCAGCGAAGACTGATCCTCAGGTTGCGGTGCTAAGCAAGTTCGAAGATAGTCTCTACAACCGCGTACGCTACACACTTGTCTCCTATATCATTGATGGCAGCTCAACTGGTGAAGTGATATATAGTCCAATCAGGAAGGTATTGTTGGCGATGATGGAGGCTGCATTTTCAGCCATAAACCTCGAATCGCACTCCGGTGCTCATCCTAGAATGGGTGTCAATGATGACCTGTCCTTCCACCCCTTGGGTCAAGCCACAATGGAGGATGCAGCTTACTTGGCTAAGCAGGTGGCTTCAGACATTGGCAATGATTTTCAAG TGCCGGTGTTCCTCTATGCAGCAGCCCATCCCACAGGCAAGCCTGTAGGTGCAATAAGGCGTGAGCTCGGCTACTACCGGCCCAATCACATGGGCAACCAGTGGTCAGGTACCATGCTCCCTGATGTTCTGCCAATTAAGCCTGATGAGGGTCCAACCAATGTTTCTTCTGAAAGAGGGGCCACAACAGTTGGCGCGACACCTTTTGTTGAGGCATACAATGTGCCAGTGCTCTCAAAGGATGTTGCAACTGTGAGGCGGATTACTCGAAGACTAAGCGGACGCGGTGGAGGGCTTCCGACTGTGCAAGCTCTTGCGCTTCCCCATGGTGATGATTGCACAGAGATCGCATGCTTGTTGGATCCAGATCATGTCAGTGCCTATCAAGTTCAGACCGTGGTTGAGCAGATTGCAGCAGAAGAAGGGCTCGAAGTTGAGAAGGGGTACTTCACTGACTTAACTAAGGACAGGATGCTTGACAAGTACTTGAAGATAACTGCTGATTGA
- the LOC120688531 gene encoding uncharacterized protein LOC120688531, with the protein MASRLVAAAAASSSSSSSPLARLVSRRRLAGAADGHGSDKVPMWKDPLSPSKWKEEHFVLASLSMWGGLIYGGYKFFAGGKKEEKPEAATAQAA; encoded by the exons ATGGCATCTCGTCtcgttgcggcggcggcggcgtcgtcgtcgtcctcctcctcccccctcgCCCGCCTCgtctctcgccgccgcctcgccggtgcCGCAG ACGGTCATGGGTCTGATAAGGTGCCGATGTGGAAAGACCCGTTGAGCCCGAGCAAGTGGAAGGAAGAGCAC TTTGTGCTAGCCAGCTTGTCTATGTGGGGTGGTCTTATTTATGGTGGTTACAAGTTTTTTGCTGGGGGGAAGAAGGAAGAAAAGCCAGAG GCGGCCACAGCACAGGCGGCCTAA